Proteins encoded together in one Chthoniobacterales bacterium window:
- a CDS encoding phosphoribosylanthranilate isomerase, with protein VDLPLAASFVAAHPDRRVILAGGLRPETVGEAVKIVRPQGVDVASGVEAAGDARRKDAARVRAFVEAARGA; from the coding sequence CCGTCGACCTGCCGCTGGCGGCGAGTTTCGTGGCGGCGCATCCCGATCGGCGCGTGATCCTCGCAGGCGGGTTGCGGCCGGAAACGGTCGGCGAGGCGGTGAAGATCGTGCGGCCGCAGGGCGTGGATGTCGCGAGCGGCGTCGAGGCTGCCGGCGATGCGCGCCGCAAGGATGCGGCCCGGGTGCGAGCCTTCGTCGAGGCCGCGCGCGGCGCCTGA
- the leuB gene encoding 3-isopropylmalate dehydrogenase, with product MSETFQVAVLAGDGIGPEVMAEARRVLDVVTSKFAISIEFTECRVGGIAIDVDGHALPEATLKACEAADAILFGSVGGPKWESLPANEQPERAALLPLRKHFGLFANLRPGVCLPDLAHASPLHPSIVDGGFDVLCVRELTGGLYFGEPKYTKQEGGESFAVDTMIYWESEIRRIARVAFEAALTRGKKVTSIDKANVLQNGLLWRRIVTETAADYPDVSLNHLYVDNAAMQLVKNPKQFDVIVAENMFGDILSDELAMITGSLGMLPSASLGEATGAPGAVSRRFGMYEPSGGTAPDIAGKGIANPIAQILSAGMMLRYSLGRDDAADAIDAAVRKVIADGLRTGDIWTEGQKKVGTAEMGKAIAAAI from the coding sequence ATGAGTGAGACTTTTCAAGTAGCGGTGCTGGCCGGCGACGGCATTGGCCCCGAAGTGATGGCCGAGGCCCGCCGGGTGCTCGACGTGGTGACGAGCAAGTTTGCGATTTCGATCGAGTTCACGGAGTGCCGCGTCGGCGGCATCGCCATCGATGTCGACGGGCACGCGCTGCCCGAGGCGACGCTGAAGGCATGCGAGGCGGCGGACGCGATTCTTTTCGGCTCCGTCGGCGGTCCGAAATGGGAGAGTCTTCCCGCGAACGAACAGCCCGAGCGTGCGGCGCTGCTGCCGCTGCGCAAGCATTTCGGCCTTTTTGCGAACCTTCGCCCCGGCGTCTGTCTGCCGGATCTCGCGCACGCGTCTCCGCTCCATCCGAGTATCGTGGATGGCGGCTTCGACGTGCTTTGCGTCCGCGAACTCACCGGCGGTCTCTATTTCGGCGAGCCGAAATACACGAAGCAGGAAGGCGGCGAATCCTTTGCGGTGGATACGATGATTTACTGGGAGAGCGAGATTCGGCGCATTGCGCGCGTCGCTTTCGAGGCGGCCCTCACCCGCGGAAAAAAAGTGACCTCGATCGACAAGGCGAACGTCCTGCAAAACGGCCTGCTTTGGCGCCGCATCGTGACGGAAACCGCGGCGGATTATCCCGATGTGTCGCTCAACCACCTCTACGTGGACAACGCCGCGATGCAGCTGGTGAAGAATCCGAAGCAGTTCGACGTGATCGTTGCCGAAAACATGTTTGGCGACATTCTGAGCGACGAGCTGGCGATGATCACCGGCTCCCTCGGCATGCTGCCCAGCGCGAGCCTCGGCGAAGCGACGGGCGCGCCGGGCGCCGTCTCCCGACGGTTTGGCATGTATGAGCCGAGCGGAGGCACCGCTCCGGACATCGCCGGCAAGGGCATCGCCAATCCCATCGCGCAGATCCTCTCCGCGGGCATGATGCTGCGTTATTCGCTCGGACGCGACGACGCGGCAGATGCCATCGACGCGGCGGTGCGAAAAGTCATCGCCGATGGCCTCCGCACGGGGGACATCTGGACCGAAGGACAGAAGAAGGTCGGCACCGCCGAAATGGGCAAGGCCATCGCCGCTGCGATCTGA